Below is a window of Streptomyces sp. NBC_01429 DNA.
CTCGTTCGGCAGGGCATCGCCCCGCCGGACAGTGCCCGCGTCAGGACCGGGGCTCGCGTCGTCGCCCACCGTTTCCTCCGCCCAGGTCGCCGGCCCGGATGACGTCCGGCCCTCGACACCGGGCCTCCTTCCAAGGTAGCGACCATCGGTATCCCGGCATCCCGGACCCGACCGGCCCTACCCCGACGCGAGGTGGACGCGAAGACTCGATGGTGAGTCCCCGAAGCCAGTGACGGCGGGAGCGACAGCCATGCGCACCAAGCAGTGGTCCGTGCAGATCTGCCTCACGGAAGACGACGACAACACCAGGGCCAGGGCGGTCCTGACTACCGACGACACCTCGCACATCGCGGGGAACGGAGCTGCCCGGCGCAATCCGGTCGACCGCGCGGTCCCGGAGATCGGCGACGAACTCGCGGCCAGCCGCGCGCTGGAGGATCTGGCCATTCGCCTGCACGACGTCGCCTCGGACGACATCGTCGAACTGGCCGGTCCCGCTCACCCGACCATGGTGTGACTGGAAGCGTGCCACTCTCCGTCCATGACCACGGCCGTCAGCGGCTGCGGCGCGCGAGAATCCGGCGTCCGGTGATCTGCCGGGGAGCGACAGCGATCCACAGTCCGCGCTCGCCGCCCGCCCACGGCGTGGTGTGTGCCTTCTCCTCCAGCCGGAGCACCTGCCCCGGGTCGGTGACCACCTGTGCGTCGCCGACGACCAGAACGCTCCATCCCTGGCTGAACGCGTCGTCGATATGGTCCACCTCGAAGGCGACCGACCGGCCCACCGCCGCTGAGGGCGGGGCTCCCGGTGCCGTACGGTATGCCACCAGGTCACCGTCGACCGTGTAGTTCACCGGGAAGACCGCCGGATCATCGCCGACGGTCACCACCACTCTCCCCACCCCGTGGGTCGACAGCAGCCCATGGCACTCCTCGGAAC
It encodes the following:
- a CDS encoding DUF1876 domain-containing protein → MRTKQWSVQICLTEDDDNTRARAVLTTDDTSHIAGNGAARRNPVDRAVPEIGDELAASRALEDLAIRLHDVASDDIVELAGPAHPTMV
- a CDS encoding pyridoxamine 5'-phosphate oxidase family protein, which codes for MPENPGKTPARAPEGSATHRSDLGRRIVTRRKELGLTREDVALRAGSAPGYIQYVEEGSAAPGTGFLLRLADALETTVGELAGAAADLPAGIGRAGLVPELVTLSSEECHGLLSTHGVGRVVVTVGDDPAVFPVNYTVDGDLVAYRTAPGAPPSAAVGRSVAFEVDHIDDAFSQGWSVLVVGDAQVVTDPGQVLRLEEKAHTTPWAGGERGLWIAVAPRQITGRRILARRSR